CCGGGACCCGGCTGCGCATCGAGACCGAGCAGGGCGAGCAGCGCGAGGGCGCCGAGGGCGTGCCGCCGGGCCTGCCGGCCGACCTGCCGACCGGCGTCCACCGGATGACCGCCACCGCCCCCGACGGACACACCGGCCAGGCCCATCTGATCGTCGCCCCGGACCGGCTGCCCACTCCGGAGGGCCGCTCGTACGGCCTCCTGGTGCAGCTGTACTCCCTGCTGTCCCGCCGTTCCTGGGGCATGGGCGACCTCGGTGACCTCGCCGAGCTGGCCGGCTGGGCCGGACGCGCTGCCGGAGCCGGGTTCGTGCAGGTCAACCCGCTGCACGCGGCCGTGCCCGGCGCCCCTACCGACCCCTCCCCCTACCGGCCGTCCTCCCGCCGCTTCCCGGACCCGGTGCACCTGCGGATCGAGGAGGTCCCCGAGTACGCGTACGCCGACCCGGACCGGACCGGCCCCCTGCTGGAACGCGCCGAGCGGCTGCGCGCCGCCGTCCTCGACAAGGGCGCCCTCATCGACCGGGACGCCGTGTGGGAGCTGAAGCGGGAGACCCTGGAACTGGTGCTCCGGGTCCCGCTCGGCCCCGGCCGGCAGGCCGCCTACGACGCCTTCCGCGCCCAGCAGGGCCAGGCACTGGAGGACCACGCCACCTGGTACGCCCTCGCCGAGCGGCACGGCTCCGACTGGCACCGGTGGCCCGCGGGACTGCGCGACCCCCGCTCGGCGGAGACCGCCCGCGCCCGCACCGAACTCGCCGACCGCGTCGCCTTCCACTCCCGGCTCGCCTGGCTCACCGACGGCCAGCTGCGCGCCGCCCAGCGCGCCGCCCGGGAGGCCGGCATGCCGGTCGGGATCGTGCACGACCTCGCCGTCGGCGTGCACCCCGGCGGCGCGGACGCCTGGGCGCAGCAGGACCACTTCGCCGCCGGCATGTCGGTCGGCGCGCCCCCCGACGCCTTCAACGCCCGCGGCCAGGACTGGGGCCTGCCGCCCTGGCGCCCCGACCGGCTGGCCGCCTCCGGCCACGCGCCCTACCGCAACCTCCTGCGCGCCCTGTTCCGCTACGCCGGCGCCCTGCGCATCGACCACGTGATGGGCCTGTTCCGGCTGTGGTGGGTGCCCGAGGGCAGCCCGCCCACGGAGGGCACGTACGTCCGCTACGACGCCGACGCCATGCTCGCCCTGCTCGCCCTGGAGGCATCCCGGGCCGGCGCGGTGGTGATCGGCGAGGACCTGGGCACCGTCGAGCCCGGCGTGCGCGAGGCGCTGCAGCGGCGCGGGGTGCTCGGCACCTCGGTGCTGTGGTTCGAACGGGACTGGGAGGGCGACGGCCGCCCCCTGCCCCCGGACCGCTGGCGCGCCGACTGCCTGGCCACCGCCACCACGCACGACCTGCCGCCCACCGCGGCCCGGCTCACCGGCGAGCACGTCGACCTGCGCGACCGCCTCGGCCTGCTCGCCCGCCCGGCCGCCGAGGAGCAGGCGGAGGCCACCGCCGACACCGCCGAGTGGCTCGCCCTGCTGGGCAGCCTGGGCCTGCTCGACAGCCCCGCCGCCGGCCCGCCCGGCTCCGACGAGGAGGCCGAGGTCCAGGGCGTGCACCGCTACCTGCTGCGCACCCCGGCCCGCCTGGTCGGCGTCTGGCTCCCGGACGGCATCGGCGACCGGCGCCCGCAGAACCTGCCCGGCACCTGGGACCAGTACCCGAACTGGCGGCTGCCCATCGCCGACGCGCAGGGCAGGCCGGTGACGCTGGAGGAGCTGACCGGCTCGCCGCGGCTGGGGGCGCTGCTGGACGTCATGCGGGAGGCCGGCCCGTCCGGCGGCTGAGGGGCGGGCCGCCCCGGGACCCCGCGCCCCGGGGTCCCGGGGCGGCCCCCGCCGCTTCCCGGGGCACCCCGGGCGCGCAGCCCGCGCGGCGGTTCGCTAACTTGGGGAGCGTGGACAAGAAGAACGCCCTGCGCGCCGGCGCCCTGGCCTCCGGTACGACGCTGATGATGCTGCTCATGTCGTCCCCCGCGCTCGCGGTCGCCCGCGACGACGGCGACGACCCCGGCCCGGGGCTGAGCGCCGTCCAGACCGTGGGCCTCTACGTGCTGCTCCCGCTGGCGCTGTTCGCGGTCATCGCCGGCCTGGTCATGGCCCTGGACAAGTCCCACACCAAGAAGGACGACACGACGTCCAACATCACCACGAAGGGCGACGCGCAGGTCAAGGCCTGACCGGCCCGCACCACTTCACGAGGGCGCCTGTCCCCGACCCGCACGCGCGCGGTGCCGTGCCGGGCGGCGGGGGACGGCGCCCTCGGTGCTCGCCGGCCGTACCCGGAGCGGGCGGCGGGTACGGGGCCGGGGCCGCCCCGCGTCCCGGTGCCGTCCACACCCGGGACTCCGGGGAGGGGGTCGCCCGCCCCCGCGTCGTCGCGCCGGCCGCCCGGGCGGCGCCCGCGGTGGGGCGCGGCGCTCGCGGTGGGCGGGGCCTAGTGCGGTTGCGCCGGGCCGGGCGCGGTCAGGTACCGCTGCACGGTCGGCCCCAGCCAGGCCGTCACCTCCTCGCGGGTCAGCGCCGCCGCCGGCGGCAGCCGGAGGACGTAGCGGGTGAGCGCGAGGCCGAGGAGCTGCGCGGCGCACAGCGCCGCCCGTGCCGGGACCTGCTCGGGGTCGGGGCACACCCGCCGGGCCGCCGGCAGCAACTGCTCCCGGAAGACGCCCTGCAGGCGCTCGGCCCCGGCCGTGTTGGTCACCCCGACCCGGAGGACGGCCGTCAGCTCCTCGTTCTCCTCCCACATGTCGAGGAAGTGCGCCACCAGGGCCCGGCCCACCTCCTCGCGCGGCAGCGGGCCCAGGTCGGGCAGGCGCAGGTCGAGGGCGACGGCCGCCGCGAACAGACCCTCCTTGCTGCCGTAGTAGCGCATCACCATCGACGGGTCGATGCGCGCGTCCCGGGCGATGGCGCGGATGGTCGCCCGCTCGTAGCCGTCGGCGGCGAAGCGCTCGCGGGCGGCGGCCAGGATGGCGGTGCGGGTCGCGTCGGAGCGGCGCGCCTGGGTCGTGCTCTTGCTGACGGTCATGCCCACGAGCGTAGGCCAACGTATGTAGGCCAACAAGTGTTGACTTGGGTCGGTGCCGGTTCTAGTGTTGACAACGAGCGTTGGTCAACGAGTGTTGGCCAACTGCTGTCGGCACCCAGGAGGCCCTCATGAACGGCACCACTGGACCCACCGCCCCCCGCGTCATCGTCGTCGGCTCCGGACCCACCGGTCTCCTCCTCGCCGGTGACCTCGCCACCGCCGGCGTCCCGGTCACCGTCCTGGAGAAGCGCCCCCACCGGATCAGCAACCTCTCGCGCGCCTTCGCCCTGCACGCCCGCACCCTGGAGCAGCTCGACGCGCGGGGCCTGGCCGGGGACCTGGAGGCCGCCGGGCAGCCCCTGACCCGGCTGCGCCTCTTCGACCGGCTCACGATCGACCTCGGCACCCTCCCCTCCCGGTTCAACCACGTCCTCGTGCTCCCGCAGTACGAGGTCGAGGGGGTGCTGGAGCGGTGGGCGGTCGAGGCCGGGGCCGACTTCCGGTACGAGACCGAGGTGACCGGACTGACCCAGGACGCCGACGGGGTGAGCGTCCGGGTCCGGGGGCCCGGGGGGCGGACGGAGAGCCTGCGGGGCGCGTACGCCGTCGGCGCCGACGGGATGCGCAGTGCCGTGCGGGGCGCCGTCGGCCTGCCCTTCCCCGGCAGGTCGGTCCTCCGGTCCGTCGTCCTCGCCGACGTCCGGCTCGCCGAGGAGCCCCCCGGTCTCCTCACCGTCAACGCCGTCGGTGACGCCTTCGCCTTCCTCGCCCCCTTCGGCGACGGCTACCACCGGGTGATCGGCTGGCGGCGGGGCCGCGACGTCCCCGACCACGCGCCGGTGGACCTGGCGGAGGTCAAGGAGATCACCCGGCTCGCGCTCGGGCGGGACTTCGGGATGCACGACGCCCGCTGGATGTCCCGCTTCCACAGCGACGAACGCCAGGTGCCCGCCTACCGGGCGGGCCGCGTCCTCCTCGCCGGGGACGCCGCGCACGTGCACACCCCGGCCGGAGGGCAGGGCATGAACACCGGACTGCAGGACGCGGCCAACCTGAGCTGGAAGCTCGCCGCCGTCGTCACCGGCCGCGCGCAGCCGGCGCTGCTCGACACCTACCAGGCCGAGCGGCACCCGGTCGGCAGGGCGGTCCTGCGCAGCAGCGGCGGGATCGTGCGCCTCGCCACGGCCAGGCGCCCCTGGGCGCTGGCGGCCCGCGCCGGGCTCACCGCGGTGCTCGGCGCGGTCGGCCCCGCCCGCCGTGCGCTCGCCGCGCAGGTCACCGGCATCGGCTACCGCTACCCCGCGCCGAGGGGCGCCCACCGGCTGACCGGCACCCGGGTCCCGGACGTCGCCCTGGCCGGCGGCGGCCGCCTCCACGAGGCCCTGCGCGGCGGCCGGTTCGTCCTGATCATCCCGCGACGGGGACCGGGCCAGGAACCGGAGGCGCACGAGGCGGGCCGCGCGGACCGGCTGGCCGTGGCGCGCTGGGCGAGCGACCGTCGTACGGCGGTGCTGGTCCGCCCCGACGGATACGTGGCCTGGGCGTCCGACTCCGCCGGCCCGGCAACGCTCCGGGCGGCCCTCGTCCGGCACCTGGGCCCGGCGGACTGAGGCCCCGCCGGGACGGCCGCCCGCGCCGGGCGGCCGGTGGGACCCGCCCCGCCGTGCCGTTACGCGGCGGTCGAGCGCAGCAGGTCCCGCAGCAGGCCGGCCAGCCGGGCGGCCTGCTCGCCGTCCAGGCCGGACAGGGCCTCGCGCTGTTCGGCCAGACCCGCGCCGACCGCCTCGTCGACGAGCCGCAGCCCCTCACCGGTGAGCGTCACGTGCAGGCCGCGCCGGTCGTGCGGATCGGGGGAGCGGCGGAGCAGGCCGGCCCGTTCGAGCTTGTCCAGGCGGCCGGTCATCCCGCCGGTGGTGAGCATGAGGGTCGCCGAGAGCGTGCGGGGCGAGAGGGTGTACGGCTCGCCGGAGCGGCGCAGGGTGGCCAGGACGTCGAACTCGCCGCGCGAGATGCCGAAGGGCTCGTACGCCCTCTCCACGCGGTCGCCCATCGCGCGCGCCAGTTCGAAGATCCGGCCGAAGACCTCCATCGGCCCGGTGTCGAGGTCGGGCCGCACCCGGGCCCACTGCTCGACGGCCGCGTCGACCGGGTCCCTGCGCTCCTGCATACACCGAGTATCCGCCCGGCCCGGGTCGCCCGCAAGAATCTGGTCAGCGGCTAAGTGACCGGCGGCCGAACCAGGGGCCCCTGCCCGCCCGCGGTCGCCCGCCGGAGCGCACGCGGGAGGGCGCCCGGCACGGGCCGGGCGCCCTCCCGATGCGCGGGGGACGGGCCCGCGCGGGGGCTACGCCTGCGCGGCGTCCGCGGCGTCCGCGGCCTGGGCCCGCAGCGCCCGCTCGACGCCCGCGCGGGACTCCGACACCAGCCGGCGCAGGGCCGCGCTCGGCTCCGCCGCCGCCAGCCAGGCGTCGGTCCTGGCCAGGGTCTCCTCGGACACCTGGACCGCCGGGTACAGGCCGGTCGCGATCTGCTGGGCCATCTCGTGCGAGCGGGAGCCCCAGACGTCCTTGAGGACCTCGAAGTACCGGTCCGCGTACGGGGCCAGCAGCTCCCGCTGGTCGGTCTGCACGAAGCCGCCGATCACGGCCTCCTGCACGGCGTTGGGCAGCTTGTCGGACTCGACGACCGACGCCCACGCCTCCGCCTTGGCCTCGGCCGTCGGACGCGACGCGCGTGCGGTGGCCGCGTGCCGCTCGCCGGCGGCCGTCCTGTCCCGCTCGTACTCGCCTGCGATCTCCGCCTCGCCGTACCGGCCGGTCGCCGCCAGCCGCTGCACGAACGCCCAGCGCAGGTCGGTGTCGACGGCCAGGCCGTCGACACCCTGCGTGCCGTCCAGCAGACCCGCCAGCAGGTCCAGCTGCTCGGGGGTGCGCGCGGTCGCCGCGAACGCCCTTGCCCAGGCCAGCTGGTGGTCGCTGCCCGGCTCGGCCGCGCGCAGGTGGGTCAGCGTGGCGTCCGTCCAGCGGGCCAGCAGGCCCTCCCGGGCGGCCGGGTCGGCGTACAGGTCGAGCGCCAGCTTCACCTGGCGGTGCAGCGACTGCACCACGCCGATGTCGGACTCCTTGGCGATGCCGGACAGCACCAGCGCCAGGTAGTCGCGGGTGGCCAGCTCGCCGTCGCGCGTCATGTCCCAGGCCGACGCCCAGCACAGCGCGCGCGGCAGCGACGCCTCGAAGTCGCCGAGGTGGTCGGTGACGGTCCGCAGCGACGCCTCGTCCAGGCGGACCTTGGCGTACGACAGGTCGTCGTCGTTGAGCAGGACGACGGCGGGACGGCGGGTGCCGGCCAGCTGCGGCACGGCGGTCAGCTCGCCGTCGACGTCCAGCTCGATGCGGTCGGTGCGCACCAGCTTGCCGCTCGCCCCGTCCAGGTCGTACAGGCCGATCGCGATGCGGTGCGGGCGCAGCACCGGCTCGCCCTGGGCGCCGGCCGGCAGGGCCGGGGCCTCCTGGCGGACGGCGAAGGACGTGATGACCCCGTCCCCGTCCGTCTCCACCTCGGGCCGCAGGATGTTGATGCCGGCCGTCTCCAGCCACTTCCCCGACCAGGTCCTCAGGTCGCGCCCGGAGGTCTCCTCCAGGGCGCCCAGCAGGTCCGACAGCCGCGTGTTGCCGAAGGCGTGCCGCTTGAAGTAGGCCTGCACGCCCTGGAAGAACTCGTCCTCGCCGACGTAGGCGACGAGCTGCTTGAGCACGCTGGCGCCCTTGGCGTACGTGATGCCGTCGAAGTTGACCAGCACGTCGTCCAGGTCGCGGATGTCGGCCATGATCGGGTGCGTGGACGGCAGCTGGTCCTGGCGGTACGCCCACGTCTTCATCGAGTTCGCGAACGTGGTCCACGACTGCGGCCACTTCGAGCCGGGCGCGGCTGCCTGGCAGGCGATGGAGGTGTAGGTGGCGAACGACTCGTTCAGCCACAGGTCGTTCCACCACTCCATGGTGACCAGGTCGCCGAACCACATGTGGGCCAGCTCGTGCAGGATGGTCTCCGCGCGCACCTCGTACGCCGCGTCGGTCACCTTGGACCGGAAGACGTACTGGTCGCGGATGGTCACCGCGCCCGCGTTCTCCATCGCGCCCGCGTTGAACTCCGGCACGAACAGCTGGTCGTACTTCGTGAAGGGGTAGGCGTAGTCGAACTTCTCCTGGAACCAGTCGAAGCCCTGCCGGGTCACCTCGAAGATCGCGTCCGAGTCGAGGAACTCGGCGAGCGAGGGGCGGCAGTAGATGCCGAGCGGCACGCTCTGCCCGTCCTTCTCGTACACGCTGTGCACCGAGTGGTAGGGGCCGACGATCAGCGCCGTGATGTAGGACGAGATGCGCGGGGTCGGCTCGAAGGCCCAGACGTTGTCCTTCGGCTCCGGCGTCGGCGAGTTGGACACGACCGTCCAGCCCTCGGGGGCCTTCACCGTGAACCGGAACGTCGCCTTCAGGTCCGGCTGCTCGAACGAGGCGAAGACCCGGCGCGCGTCCGGGACCTCGAACTGGGTGTAGAGGTAGGCCTGCTCGTCGACGGGGTCCACGAAGCGGTGCAGGCCCTCGCCGGTGTTGGTGTAGGCGCAGTCGGCGACGACCCGCAGGACGTTGCGCCCCTGCAACAGCCCGGGCAGCGCGATCCGCGAGTCGGCGAAGACCTCGGCGGGGTCGAGCGCGTCGCCGTTGAGCGTCACCTCGTGGACCACCGGCGCCACCAGGTCGATGAAGGACGTGGCGTCCTTCTCGGCGACGTCGAAGCGCACCGTGGTCACGGACCGGTAGGTACCGCCCTCCTGCGCGCCGGAGAGGTCGAGATCGATCTCGTACGAGTCAACGCTGAGCAGCTTCGCCCGCTGCTGTGCCTCTTCGCGAGTCAGGTTTGTGCCAGGCACGCGGTCATCTCCTCGTTATGTGTCGGTTGCGCCATCTTTCCACGGCGGCCGTGCGGAGCGCGATGACGTCCGCCGCGGCGCACGGCACACGGCAGGCACGGGGCAGGCACACGACAGGCACGGGAAGGGGCGGCCATCCGGGGATGACCGCCCCTTCCCGTGCCCCGGGGTGCGCTACCGCGCGGACAGTTCGGCCGCCACCAGCTCCGCGAGCTGGACCGCGTTCAGGGCGGCACCCTTGCGGAGGTTGTCGTTGGAGACGAACAGGGCCAGGCCGTTGTCGGCCGTCTCGTCGCGGCGGATGCGGCCGACGTACGACGGGTCCTTGCCGGCCGCCTGCAGCGGGGTGGGGATGTCGGACAGGGCGACGCCGGGGGCACCGGAGAGCAGCTCGGTCGCGCGCTCCGGGGTGATCGGACGGGCGAAACGGGCGTTGACCTGCAGGGAGTGGCCCGAGAAGACCGGGACGCGCACGCAGGTGCCGGAGACCTTCAGACCCGGGATCTCCAGGATCTTGCGGGACTCGTTGCGCAGCTTCTGCTCCTCGTCGGTCTCGTGCAGACCGTCGTCGACGATCGAACCGGCCAGCGGGAGCACGTTGAAGGCGATCGGCCGCTTGTAGACCTGCGGCTCGGGGAAGTCGACCGCCTCGCCGTCGTGGGTCAGCCGGTCCGCGTCGGCGACCACCTTCTGGACCTGCCCGTGCAGCTCGGCCACGCCCGCGAGGCCGGAGCCGGACACCGCCTGGTAGGTGGCGACGACCAGCGCCTCCAGGCCGGCCTCCTCGTGCAGCGGTTTCAGGACCGGCATCGCGGCCATCGTGGTGCAG
This is a stretch of genomic DNA from Streptomyces sp. TG1A-8. It encodes these proteins:
- the malQ gene encoding 4-alpha-glucanotransferase; its protein translation is MATAHDDEELSRLAALHGVATSYSPSPDRTVAVSAEAVTAALAALGVDAGTPGAVRTALAERERELRERLLPPTLVHWSGDPEGPAALAGLPAGTRLRIETEQGEQREGAEGVPPGLPADLPTGVHRMTATAPDGHTGQAHLIVAPDRLPTPEGRSYGLLVQLYSLLSRRSWGMGDLGDLAELAGWAGRAAGAGFVQVNPLHAAVPGAPTDPSPYRPSSRRFPDPVHLRIEEVPEYAYADPDRTGPLLERAERLRAAVLDKGALIDRDAVWELKRETLELVLRVPLGPGRQAAYDAFRAQQGQALEDHATWYALAERHGSDWHRWPAGLRDPRSAETARARTELADRVAFHSRLAWLTDGQLRAAQRAAREAGMPVGIVHDLAVGVHPGGADAWAQQDHFAAGMSVGAPPDAFNARGQDWGLPPWRPDRLAASGHAPYRNLLRALFRYAGALRIDHVMGLFRLWWVPEGSPPTEGTYVRYDADAMLALLALEASRAGAVVIGEDLGTVEPGVREALQRRGVLGTSVLWFERDWEGDGRPLPPDRWRADCLATATTHDLPPTAARLTGEHVDLRDRLGLLARPAAEEQAEATADTAEWLALLGSLGLLDSPAAGPPGSDEEAEVQGVHRYLLRTPARLVGVWLPDGIGDRRPQNLPGTWDQYPNWRLPIADAQGRPVTLEELTGSPRLGALLDVMREAGPSGG
- a CDS encoding TetR family transcriptional regulator, with the translated sequence MTVSKSTTQARRSDATRTAILAAARERFAADGYERATIRAIARDARIDPSMVMRYYGSKEGLFAAAVALDLRLPDLGPLPREEVGRALVAHFLDMWEENEELTAVLRVGVTNTAGAERLQGVFREQLLPAARRVCPDPEQVPARAALCAAQLLGLALTRYVLRLPPAAALTREEVTAWLGPTVQRYLTAPGPAQPH
- a CDS encoding FAD-dependent monooxygenase produces the protein MNGTTGPTAPRVIVVGSGPTGLLLAGDLATAGVPVTVLEKRPHRISNLSRAFALHARTLEQLDARGLAGDLEAAGQPLTRLRLFDRLTIDLGTLPSRFNHVLVLPQYEVEGVLERWAVEAGADFRYETEVTGLTQDADGVSVRVRGPGGRTESLRGAYAVGADGMRSAVRGAVGLPFPGRSVLRSVVLADVRLAEEPPGLLTVNAVGDAFAFLAPFGDGYHRVIGWRRGRDVPDHAPVDLAEVKEITRLALGRDFGMHDARWMSRFHSDERQVPAYRAGRVLLAGDAAHVHTPAGGQGMNTGLQDAANLSWKLAAVVTGRAQPALLDTYQAERHPVGRAVLRSSGGIVRLATARRPWALAARAGLTAVLGAVGPARRALAAQVTGIGYRYPAPRGAHRLTGTRVPDVALAGGGRLHEALRGGRFVLIIPRRGPGQEPEAHEAGRADRLAVARWASDRRTAVLVRPDGYVAWASDSAGPATLRAALVRHLGPAD
- a CDS encoding MarR family winged helix-turn-helix transcriptional regulator, which gives rise to MQERRDPVDAAVEQWARVRPDLDTGPMEVFGRIFELARAMGDRVERAYEPFGISRGEFDVLATLRRSGEPYTLSPRTLSATLMLTTGGMTGRLDKLERAGLLRRSPDPHDRRGLHVTLTGEGLRLVDEAVGAGLAEQREALSGLDGEQAARLAGLLRDLLRSTAA
- the pepN gene encoding aminopeptidase N, giving the protein MPGTNLTREEAQQRAKLLSVDSYEIDLDLSGAQEGGTYRSVTTVRFDVAEKDATSFIDLVAPVVHEVTLNGDALDPAEVFADSRIALPGLLQGRNVLRVVADCAYTNTGEGLHRFVDPVDEQAYLYTQFEVPDARRVFASFEQPDLKATFRFTVKAPEGWTVVSNSPTPEPKDNVWAFEPTPRISSYITALIVGPYHSVHSVYEKDGQSVPLGIYCRPSLAEFLDSDAIFEVTRQGFDWFQEKFDYAYPFTKYDQLFVPEFNAGAMENAGAVTIRDQYVFRSKVTDAAYEVRAETILHELAHMWFGDLVTMEWWNDLWLNESFATYTSIACQAAAPGSKWPQSWTTFANSMKTWAYRQDQLPSTHPIMADIRDLDDVLVNFDGITYAKGASVLKQLVAYVGEDEFFQGVQAYFKRHAFGNTRLSDLLGALEETSGRDLRTWSGKWLETAGINILRPEVETDGDGVITSFAVRQEAPALPAGAQGEPVLRPHRIAIGLYDLDGASGKLVRTDRIELDVDGELTAVPQLAGTRRPAVVLLNDDDLSYAKVRLDEASLRTVTDHLGDFEASLPRALCWASAWDMTRDGELATRDYLALVLSGIAKESDIGVVQSLHRQVKLALDLYADPAAREGLLARWTDATLTHLRAAEPGSDHQLAWARAFAATARTPEQLDLLAGLLDGTQGVDGLAVDTDLRWAFVQRLAATGRYGEAEIAGEYERDRTAAGERHAATARASRPTAEAKAEAWASVVESDKLPNAVQEAVIGGFVQTDQRELLAPYADRYFEVLKDVWGSRSHEMAQQIATGLYPAVQVSEETLARTDAWLAAAEPSAALRRLVSESRAGVERALRAQAADAADAAQA
- a CDS encoding aspartate-semialdehyde dehydrogenase; this encodes MRVGIVGATGQVGTVMRRILVERNFPVTGLRLFASARSAGSVLDGVTVEDAATADYDGLDIVLFSAGGTTSRALAGKVASQGAVVIDNSSAWRMDPQVPLVVSEVNPHAIADRPKGIIANPNCTTMAAMPVLKPLHEEAGLEALVVATYQAVSGSGLAGVAELHGQVQKVVADADRLTHDGEAVDFPEPQVYKRPIAFNVLPLAGSIVDDGLHETDEEQKLRNESRKILEIPGLKVSGTCVRVPVFSGHSLQVNARFARPITPERATELLSGAPGVALSDIPTPLQAAGKDPSYVGRIRRDETADNGLALFVSNDNLRKGAALNAVQLAELVAAELSAR